Proteins from one Hoplias malabaricus isolate fHopMal1 chromosome 2, fHopMal1.hap1, whole genome shotgun sequence genomic window:
- the map9 gene encoding microtubule-associated protein 9 isoform X1, whose amino-acid sequence MVDKAFHTTLAYTKSPKTSRRTTFQDELEAAVSARTSRHKTVESNSYSDDFDEDDDDDILSDLLKTRRKKMDIFKAGRTKAKVNDFKLSDDEEENVKPKKVSFVKTNRRSSPVHEEQLDSGKSGRSDTVGSSDSQGSFHSYQGRNNPQSARESLTPERGQQDPSLSFQSESSGAWKSQSESFFLRKSLSESPLPLNSENSQWNGSLLDSPLPLPSQRSQAGSVEDKPPRPRPRQRAAQLNNDHDEEDRLAGSLSSRAATSSVSIPLSFTDGPTTTTGSSPQLDPERMGSSGSDNIQHTEEHHTLSSTLTHSRSEDFIRSLEGTESSDFLILNQNKGDRHATSFKEHQHEASEYASRASRQSQTTVKSQDRPQSSRSVSSRRSKSACSYAAESKYLGTLKILDQKLALNGTQPDAADSLRAAVYQDWLKKKEEKLQENLKLKKQEENLKKEKKTEEEMNKKAEAKASYEAWKEKKHETIKEKLREKQEALRKQQKEQDEKEEKKETAKRVFEKWKQEHDDQLREQHRKKTLAENRLKQKNEKEQEERKKESKSSFSQWSESKKVALLEKVKEEQKKEKIKNIEEQYQKEEKEKEALEVYEKWLKRKEFQQKREKREKKIKAIVPEDPPPAWSPPNRTIPFGFLTASHFFMTHDADLPFHGGRRDIKKGFFQI is encoded by the exons ACATCCTCAGTGATTTGCTGAAGACAAGGCGGAAGAAGATGGACATATTCAAGGCTGGAAGAACCAAAGCAAAGGTCAACGATTTCAAACTGTCTGATGATGAAGAGGAAAATGTCAAACCCAAAAAAGTGTCTTTTGTTAAGACAAATAGGAGAAGCTCGCCTGTGCACGAAGAGCAGTTAGACTCTGGTAAAAGTGGGAGATCAGATACGGTGGGCAGCTCAGACAGCCAGGGGTCTTTCCACTCTTACCAAGGCAGGAATAATCCTCAAAGTGCAAGAGAATCTCTGACTCCAGAGAGAGGTCAGCAGGACCCATCTTTGAGCTTCCAGTCAGAGTCTTCTGGAGCTTGGAAGAGCCAGTCAGAATCGTTTTTTTTAAGGAAGAGCCTATCCGAATCTCCCTTACCCCTGAATTCTGAAAACAGCCAATGGAATGGTTCACTCCTTGACAGTCCTTTGCCTTTGCCTTCTCAAAGATCCCAAGCAG GTTCAGTTGAAGACAAGCCTCCGAGACCCAGGCCCAGGCAGAGGGCAGCTCAGTTGAACAACGATCATGATGAAGAAGACAGACTAGCAGGATCACTATCCAGCAGAGCAGCTACCTCCTCTGTGTCCATACCACTGTCATTTACTGATGGGCCCACCACCACAACTGGATCCTCACCACAACTGGATCCTGAGAGAATGGGGTCATCTGGGAGTGACAACATCCAG CACACTGAAGAGCACCACACTTTGTCATCCACATTGACACACAGTAGATCTGAGGATTTCATCAGGTCACTAGAGGGCACTGAAAGCTCAG ATTTTTTAATCCTGAATCAAAACAAGGGGGACAGACATGCCACATCCTTTAAAGAACATCAA CATGAGGCTTCAGAATATGCTTCTCGTGCAAGCAGACAAAGTCAAACTACCGTCAAATCACAAGACAG ACCTCAGAGTTCTCGGTCAGTAAGCTCCAGAAGGTCCAAGAGTGCATGTTCCTATGCTGCCGAATCCAAGTATCTGGGCACTTTGAAGATTTTGGACCAGAAGTTAGCTTTGAATGGTACACAGCCAGATGCTGCAGATTCTCTGAGGGCCGCTGTCTACCAG GACTGGCTgaagaaaaaagaggaaaaactgCAAGAAAATCTGAAGCTgaaaaagcaagaagaaaacctgaaaaaagagaagaagacaGAG GAGGAGATGAACAAGAAAGCAGAAGCTAAGGCATCTTATGAAGCctggaaagaaaagaaacatgAAACCATCAAAGAGAAGCTCAGGGAAAAGCAGGAGGCATTGAGAAAGCAGCaaaaagaacaggatgaaaaagaggagaagaaagaaacGGCTAAAAGA GTTTTCGAGAAATGGAAACAAGAACATGACGATCAACTACGAGAGCAGCACAGAAAGAAGACCCTGGCTGAGAACAGGCTGAAGCAGAAGAACGAGAAAgaacaagaggagaggaaaaaagagagcaAGTCATCATTCAGCCAATG GAGTGAGAGCAAAAAAGTTGCCCTTCTGGAGAAGGTGAAGGAAGAACAGAAGAAGgagaaaataaagaatattGAGGAGCAATACcagaaggaggagaaagagaaggaggctTTGGAAGTGTATGAGAAATGGCTG AAAAGGAAGGAATTTCAGCAGAAAAGAGAGAAACGTGAGAAGAAGATCAAGGCCATTGTTCCGGAGGACCCACCTCCTGCATGGAGCCCACCCAACAGAACCATTCCTTTTG GTTTCTTGACTGCTTCCCATTTTTTCATGACTCATGATGCTGATTTGCCTTTTCATGGTGGAAGAAGGGATATAAAGAAGGgattttttcagatctga
- the map9 gene encoding microtubule-associated protein 9 isoform X3 — MVDKAFHTTLAYTKSPKTSRRTTFQDELEAAVSARTSRHKTVESNSYSDDFDEDDDDDILSDLLKTRRKKMDIFKAGRTKAKVNDFKLSDDEEENVKPKKVSFVKTNRRSSPVHEEQLDSGKSGRSDTVGSSDSQGSFHSYQGRNNPQSARESLTPERGQQDPSLSFQSESSGAWKSQSESFFLRKSLSESPLPLNSENSQWNGSLLDSPLPLPSQRSQAGSVEDKPPRPRPRQRAAQLNNDHDEEDRLAGSLSSRAATSSVSIPLSFTDGPTTTTGSSPQLDPERMGSSGSDNIQHTEEHHTLSSTLTHSRSEDFIRSLEGTESSDFLILNQNKGDRHATSFKEHQHEASEYASRASRQSQTTVKSQDRPQSSRSVSSRRSKSACSYAAESKYLGTLKILDQKLALNGTQPDAADSLRAAVYQDWLKKKEEKLQENLKLKKQEENLKKEKKTEEEMNKKAEAKASYEAWKEKKHETIKEKLREKQEALRKQQKEQDEKEEKKETAKRVFEKWKQEHDDQLREQHRKKTLAENRLKQKNEKEQEERKKESKSSFSQWSESKKVALLEKVKEEQKKEKIKNIEEQYQKEEKEKEALEVYEKWLKRKEFQQKREKREKKIKAIVPEDPPPAWSPPNRTIPFGK, encoded by the exons ACATCCTCAGTGATTTGCTGAAGACAAGGCGGAAGAAGATGGACATATTCAAGGCTGGAAGAACCAAAGCAAAGGTCAACGATTTCAAACTGTCTGATGATGAAGAGGAAAATGTCAAACCCAAAAAAGTGTCTTTTGTTAAGACAAATAGGAGAAGCTCGCCTGTGCACGAAGAGCAGTTAGACTCTGGTAAAAGTGGGAGATCAGATACGGTGGGCAGCTCAGACAGCCAGGGGTCTTTCCACTCTTACCAAGGCAGGAATAATCCTCAAAGTGCAAGAGAATCTCTGACTCCAGAGAGAGGTCAGCAGGACCCATCTTTGAGCTTCCAGTCAGAGTCTTCTGGAGCTTGGAAGAGCCAGTCAGAATCGTTTTTTTTAAGGAAGAGCCTATCCGAATCTCCCTTACCCCTGAATTCTGAAAACAGCCAATGGAATGGTTCACTCCTTGACAGTCCTTTGCCTTTGCCTTCTCAAAGATCCCAAGCAG GTTCAGTTGAAGACAAGCCTCCGAGACCCAGGCCCAGGCAGAGGGCAGCTCAGTTGAACAACGATCATGATGAAGAAGACAGACTAGCAGGATCACTATCCAGCAGAGCAGCTACCTCCTCTGTGTCCATACCACTGTCATTTACTGATGGGCCCACCACCACAACTGGATCCTCACCACAACTGGATCCTGAGAGAATGGGGTCATCTGGGAGTGACAACATCCAG CACACTGAAGAGCACCACACTTTGTCATCCACATTGACACACAGTAGATCTGAGGATTTCATCAGGTCACTAGAGGGCACTGAAAGCTCAG ATTTTTTAATCCTGAATCAAAACAAGGGGGACAGACATGCCACATCCTTTAAAGAACATCAA CATGAGGCTTCAGAATATGCTTCTCGTGCAAGCAGACAAAGTCAAACTACCGTCAAATCACAAGACAG ACCTCAGAGTTCTCGGTCAGTAAGCTCCAGAAGGTCCAAGAGTGCATGTTCCTATGCTGCCGAATCCAAGTATCTGGGCACTTTGAAGATTTTGGACCAGAAGTTAGCTTTGAATGGTACACAGCCAGATGCTGCAGATTCTCTGAGGGCCGCTGTCTACCAG GACTGGCTgaagaaaaaagaggaaaaactgCAAGAAAATCTGAAGCTgaaaaagcaagaagaaaacctgaaaaaagagaagaagacaGAG GAGGAGATGAACAAGAAAGCAGAAGCTAAGGCATCTTATGAAGCctggaaagaaaagaaacatgAAACCATCAAAGAGAAGCTCAGGGAAAAGCAGGAGGCATTGAGAAAGCAGCaaaaagaacaggatgaaaaagaggagaagaaagaaacGGCTAAAAGA GTTTTCGAGAAATGGAAACAAGAACATGACGATCAACTACGAGAGCAGCACAGAAAGAAGACCCTGGCTGAGAACAGGCTGAAGCAGAAGAACGAGAAAgaacaagaggagaggaaaaaagagagcaAGTCATCATTCAGCCAATG GAGTGAGAGCAAAAAAGTTGCCCTTCTGGAGAAGGTGAAGGAAGAACAGAAGAAGgagaaaataaagaatattGAGGAGCAATACcagaaggaggagaaagagaaggaggctTTGGAAGTGTATGAGAAATGGCTG AAAAGGAAGGAATTTCAGCAGAAAAGAGAGAAACGTGAGAAGAAGATCAAGGCCATTGTTCCGGAGGACCCACCTCCTGCATGGAGCCCACCCAACAGAACCATTCCTTTTGGTAAATAA
- the map9 gene encoding microtubule-associated protein 9 isoform X2, translating into MVDKAFHTTLAYTKSPKTSRRTTFQDELEAAVSARTSRHKTVESNSYSDDFDEDDDDDILSDLLKTRRKKMDIFKAGRTKAKVNDFKLSDDEEENVKPKKVSFVKTNRRSSPVHEEQLDSGKSGRSDTVGSSDSQGSFHSYQGRNNPQSARESLTPERGQQDPSLSFQSESSGAWKSQSESFFLRKSLSESPLPLNSENSQWNGSLLDSPLPLPSQRSQAGSVEDKPPRPRPRQRAAQLNNDHDEEDRLAGSLSSRAATSSVSIPLSFTDGPTTTTGSSPQLDPERMGSSGSDNIQHTEEHHTLSSTLTHSRSEDFIRSLEGTESSDFLILNQNKGDRHATSFKEHQHEASEYASRASRQSQTTVKSQDRPQSSRSVSSRRSKSACSYAAESKYLGTLKILDQKLALNGTQPDAADSLRAAVYQDWLKKKEEKLQENLKLKKQEENLKKEKKTEEEMNKKAEAKASYEAWKEKKHETIKEKLREKQEALRKQQKEQDEKEEKKETAKRVFEKWKQEHDDQLREQHRKKTLAENRLKQKNEKEQEERKKESKSSFSQWSESKKVALLEKVKEEQKKEKIKNIEEQYQKEEKEKEALEVYEKWLKRKEFQQKREKREKKIKAIVPEDPPPAWSPPNRTIPFVLRKTCIHFMMNGPVEMLQNDWNNIFLH; encoded by the exons ACATCCTCAGTGATTTGCTGAAGACAAGGCGGAAGAAGATGGACATATTCAAGGCTGGAAGAACCAAAGCAAAGGTCAACGATTTCAAACTGTCTGATGATGAAGAGGAAAATGTCAAACCCAAAAAAGTGTCTTTTGTTAAGACAAATAGGAGAAGCTCGCCTGTGCACGAAGAGCAGTTAGACTCTGGTAAAAGTGGGAGATCAGATACGGTGGGCAGCTCAGACAGCCAGGGGTCTTTCCACTCTTACCAAGGCAGGAATAATCCTCAAAGTGCAAGAGAATCTCTGACTCCAGAGAGAGGTCAGCAGGACCCATCTTTGAGCTTCCAGTCAGAGTCTTCTGGAGCTTGGAAGAGCCAGTCAGAATCGTTTTTTTTAAGGAAGAGCCTATCCGAATCTCCCTTACCCCTGAATTCTGAAAACAGCCAATGGAATGGTTCACTCCTTGACAGTCCTTTGCCTTTGCCTTCTCAAAGATCCCAAGCAG GTTCAGTTGAAGACAAGCCTCCGAGACCCAGGCCCAGGCAGAGGGCAGCTCAGTTGAACAACGATCATGATGAAGAAGACAGACTAGCAGGATCACTATCCAGCAGAGCAGCTACCTCCTCTGTGTCCATACCACTGTCATTTACTGATGGGCCCACCACCACAACTGGATCCTCACCACAACTGGATCCTGAGAGAATGGGGTCATCTGGGAGTGACAACATCCAG CACACTGAAGAGCACCACACTTTGTCATCCACATTGACACACAGTAGATCTGAGGATTTCATCAGGTCACTAGAGGGCACTGAAAGCTCAG ATTTTTTAATCCTGAATCAAAACAAGGGGGACAGACATGCCACATCCTTTAAAGAACATCAA CATGAGGCTTCAGAATATGCTTCTCGTGCAAGCAGACAAAGTCAAACTACCGTCAAATCACAAGACAG ACCTCAGAGTTCTCGGTCAGTAAGCTCCAGAAGGTCCAAGAGTGCATGTTCCTATGCTGCCGAATCCAAGTATCTGGGCACTTTGAAGATTTTGGACCAGAAGTTAGCTTTGAATGGTACACAGCCAGATGCTGCAGATTCTCTGAGGGCCGCTGTCTACCAG GACTGGCTgaagaaaaaagaggaaaaactgCAAGAAAATCTGAAGCTgaaaaagcaagaagaaaacctgaaaaaagagaagaagacaGAG GAGGAGATGAACAAGAAAGCAGAAGCTAAGGCATCTTATGAAGCctggaaagaaaagaaacatgAAACCATCAAAGAGAAGCTCAGGGAAAAGCAGGAGGCATTGAGAAAGCAGCaaaaagaacaggatgaaaaagaggagaagaaagaaacGGCTAAAAGA GTTTTCGAGAAATGGAAACAAGAACATGACGATCAACTACGAGAGCAGCACAGAAAGAAGACCCTGGCTGAGAACAGGCTGAAGCAGAAGAACGAGAAAgaacaagaggagaggaaaaaagagagcaAGTCATCATTCAGCCAATG GAGTGAGAGCAAAAAAGTTGCCCTTCTGGAGAAGGTGAAGGAAGAACAGAAGAAGgagaaaataaagaatattGAGGAGCAATACcagaaggaggagaaagagaaggaggctTTGGAAGTGTATGAGAAATGGCTG AAAAGGAAGGAATTTCAGCAGAAAAGAGAGAAACGTGAGAAGAAGATCAAGGCCATTGTTCCGGAGGACCCACCTCCTGCATGGAGCCCACCCAACAGAACCATTCCTTTTG TGCTTAGAAAAACATGtatacatttcatgatgaatggaccagtagaaatgctccaaaatgattggaataatatctttttacactga